The genomic region TATGTAAAgcttatattcattcatttattttcttggtCTGATTGGTATTGATCCAGCTACACAAGTCactacattttttttcacttcattagATTATATTCTATAATGCACCCAACTTGCCCGAGATAAAATATGAGGGATACTTCTTATACAAATACACAAATTCACTTATAATACTCCCTTCCGATGAAAAAGAAAGCTTTATTTCTCGAATATCTACAGGGAAATGTGCCTAAACAGTACAGTGCACTTAAAAtaattttgtattttcttaaACTGAAAGTCAGACTTCACAAAATTACTAAGTTTAGTCAAAGTTCCTCCGACATCTTCTCAAACTTAAAAAGTTCTCCTTGCACTGCACctgttcatacatacacacatacatacgtagacACTGTTCATATATAAGGTTCCTTCCGCTAAATGTCTCTTCATAGTTTATTACATGAATTTATGTTTCCTGCCTGGTACTCCGTCAGCCAAAGAGAAACCGAACTTTAAGCTGACAATTTTCTGACTGGCATTCCACAGAGTCTCTAGTATCGCTCCAAGTGTCAATAGCCTATCACTCGTTACTCACAATGAGCCTACGACTAGGTAACTCGCAAGAAGCCAAGGGCTTCTGTTAGGCTGACTCTAAAGTTGTGATTATGTTCTCAGCAGCATCACAACAACGAATCATTATTCTGTCAGGTAACAGTTACACAGAACCCCGAATCAACCagttattttattctttttcataaaAAATACTGAGCTAAAAAGAATCTTCCCTCAGATAACCACATAAGAATAACAGCCTCAGTCTTGGCTAAGGGATGAGCACGTACTGGAGTTTCTGATGACCGCCGCAGGTGTGCTGAGGGGCGGtcgtgtgggtgtgggcgtgctGGGCGAcgtcctcctgctggtgcagtGCAGCCGCTTCTTGTGGGTGCCTCTGCCCGCTTTCACCGTTCTCGCCAGgttagtgtgtttgtgtctatgtcaTAGATTATTGTCacaggagtgatatatatatatatatatatatatatatatatatatatatatatatatatatatatatatatatatatatatatgcatcactaATCACTACTAATaatcgtttcccgtgttagcgaggtagcgccaggaacagacgaagaaaggccacatacactctctaattgtcatgtgtaatgcatcgaaaccacagcttcccctaTACataaccaggcccccacaggccttttcatggtttatcccacacgttccacatgccctggttcaatgaactgacagcacgtcggccccagaatatcacatcgttccaattcactttatcccttgtacgtctttcaccttcctgcatgttcaggccccaatcgctcaaaatctttttcactccattcatccatctccaatttggtctcctgttctccttgttgcctccacttctgacacatatcctcactGTCAGCCTTCGCTCACTCACTGGTGGATTATTGGTATTAGAAAGACTTAGGTCGGCAGGAGTAGACACGAGATGTGGCTCAAGGGAGACAGATATCACAAGACATTGTGTACCGAACCTACTGTGTCCTCACACATTAtcatatttccctccctccagggcCACATCCAGCAACCCCGCGGAGGACGTGCGGCGAGTACTAGACCACTTCCAGGTGCCGAAGACAAGACAGAGTTTTACCCTCGTTCAACACGGCGGCTGCGAGACTATGACAGGAGTCCAGGAATCCCCGAGGGTGAACAGAGCGACCCTGAAGGTCGGCGAAAAGTTCTGGGCCAGACTGCTAGGGGGACAGAGGCGTCCGAAGTGGGAGATACGGAACTCCCCAGATAGAACTCTCATCTAAGGGAAGACCCACTCCTTACGTACACTAATGTATGAAGGACTAAAGGATATCATCAAATCTGCTGAGGATTTCaagttaagaaaagaaaatgcaacagttgtataacaggaaAGAAGAGAACAATGTCGGTCCTTGATCATGTTACCCGTCTACCTAGTATCCTTCACATTAACTTGCTCTCATTGTATCACttttatttctaaaaaaaaaaaaaaaaactatcaaataCGTGTAAATTCAATGTTTTTTCTTTGCAATACAACTAAGAAAACGATGATCATTTGATTATCAGCACACACTTTGCTGAAGTTCAATATCAGGGTCTACTTACAGGTGACTACAGGTAGCCAAACACAAACACCGTAGACTACAGAGGTCCCTTCTGCTTCACCAAGAGTTCATATGGTGAAGGCCAGGATGACTGGCCACTAGTGGCATCATGCTGGCCTCCATTCCAAAGAGTGTACGACAAACTCAAGATTCGAATATCATCCAAAATACCTTTTATAACTTAATTCTTCTTGAATCACTTTCACAGACTCACTGTATACCACTTCGtcaatgtgttttagatattcttAAGGTAGGAAATTGATTTAATCCCTGTTGAGTACAGGATATGGCAGGAGACGAACGGATTTTATATAGCGAAGTAATGCATTGCTATCATTTTGTTGACAGATTACAATAACGGGATAGAAAGTCTACAATCTTAACCAGCAATGCTAAATAAACGCAGGATACAAATATAGGGACTGGGTAAATCGACAATGTTAAGTCATACTTCCCTTGAACATACGATAAAAAGCACAGAATTCAGGTCTACTTTTCCTCCATAATTCAATGGACAAAAATTTTTAAGCACAATCAATTCTCTACAAAAGTTCCACTACTCTGCCTGCTCAACAAACATCTCTAACCATAACAAAGTGAAACGCAGTTACAGTCCCAAGCTTCCGTGCTAACGCGTTATAAACCCATGTTTTGTATGAAAATTATCATACAAATGTTGAACTTTACCTGGAAAAATGTTCTTCCGTATTTATCACGACTGATTGGAGAGAATATGTATTTTCCAGCTTTCAGAATGACTCCTAATCATATCTACATCGTAAAACCCATGTATTTATGCGTCATTCATAGCCTAGTCGCCGTATCTAGTATCAGGACTCGGGGAGCAACGCAACATTTCTGGCAACCAGAAAACTTATTGAAAACTCCATAAACTGATAAAACTACATGTAATATGTAGGAGACGTGATACAGAAGATCACTGTACCCACTTCGAATTTTGTTTTGATCGTCGACAGGTAAAGTATCGACCTAAGAAGGATCATGAAAtgtcaaatcatttcaaaattaaGAAAACCCGACTGAATAGCTTTTTGATTAGAAAATATCAAAACAGGTAAAACtatatttaaaacattttttctttcaaatatctAAAAGCTTTCATCAGCTGACAAATGTAGGTTATGTTCTCATTCTAGCCACCTACCTAACTCCAGTtaaattccaattcactcaggtTTTAGCGTAGTTAACTAAGGACGTCTGAAATTAACATTGATCAAGTTTTTGGTGTTTGATCCCTTTTCCCCGCTCATTCTTTGAAGGTCAAACTTTCCTTTAAAAAGTGTCTTTATATCCTGACAGGATATCAGAAATGCCTGTGGTTACGGAGACAAA from Panulirus ornatus isolate Po-2019 chromosome 15, ASM3632096v1, whole genome shotgun sequence harbors:
- the LOC139753683 gene encoding uncharacterized protein, producing the protein MAANAWAVRAWVVGGLVFLYSRPSEADCHKYFSFPGETDPSVLKGPWVTLASTRRLMPCHSVHGHLEPNSTTRLEETWLVPGWAVEAWRYNVTERVASVRNQLQVIEHDFQGVLRGGRVGVGVLGDVLLLVQCSRFLWVPLPAFTVLARATSSNPAEDVRRVLDHFQVPKTRQSFTLVQHGGCETMTGVQESPRVNRATLKVGEKFWARLLGGQRRPKWEIRNSPDRTLI